Proteins from one Campylobacter concisus genomic window:
- a CDS encoding metal ABC transporter solute-binding protein, Zn/Mn family, translated as MRKIFVFLAVCALSLFAKPVVTTSILPTKFFVEQIAGDTLSVNTMVGKGADPHTYEPKPKQMKELEKSELYFAIGIEFEDTWLERFSKSFKNLHIVKTQEGIEKIAMSDEHEHHEHHEHHEHKHEGEHKHEHHEHHDHDHEAGEHHHHHHDGLDPHIWLDPVLVKTQADNIAKALIEKFPQNAKLYEENLAKFKANLDELDSFIKNTLKDVKTREFIVYHPSWGYFAKRYNLEQIAIEIEGKEPKPAELKELIEEAKEHGVKVIFVAPQFPTKAANLVAKETGSKVISIDQLPENWLDEMKKTAEIFAKSL; from the coding sequence GTGAGAAAGATTTTTGTTTTTTTAGCAGTTTGCGCTTTGTCACTTTTTGCAAAGCCAGTTGTTACGACTAGTATATTGCCTACAAAATTTTTTGTTGAGCAGATCGCTGGTGATACACTAAGCGTAAATACAATGGTTGGCAAAGGTGCTGATCCGCACACTTATGAGCCAAAGCCAAAACAGATGAAGGAGCTTGAAAAGAGCGAGCTTTACTTTGCTATTGGTATTGAGTTTGAAGATACTTGGCTAGAGCGTTTTTCAAAATCTTTTAAAAATTTACACATTGTAAAAACACAAGAAGGCATCGAAAAGATCGCTATGAGTGATGAACACGAGCATCATGAACACCATGAACATCACGAGCACAAGCATGAGGGCGAGCATAAACATGAGCATCACGAGCATCATGACCATGACCACGAAGCTGGCGAACATCATCACCATCATCATGATGGCCTTGATCCGCACATTTGGCTTGATCCAGTTTTAGTAAAAACTCAAGCTGATAATATAGCCAAGGCATTAATAGAGAAATTTCCGCAAAATGCAAAACTCTATGAGGAAAATTTAGCTAAATTTAAAGCTAATCTTGACGAGCTTGATAGTTTTATAAAAAATACTCTAAAAGATGTTAAAACTCGCGAATTTATCGTATATCACCCATCTTGGGGATATTTTGCAAAACGCTATAACTTAGAGCAAATTGCCATCGAGATAGAGGGCAAAGAGCCAAAGCCAGCTGAGCTAAAAGAGCTCATAGAAGAAGCTAAAGAGCACGGCGTAAAGGTTATTTTCGTGGCTCCGCAGTTTCCAACAAAGGCTGCGAATTTAGTAGCAAAAGAGACTGGCTCAAAGGTCATAAGTATTGATCAGCTTCCAGAAAATTGGCTAGATGAGATGAAAAAAACAGCAGAAATTTTTGCTAAGAGTCTATAA